The genomic stretch CAAGCCGGGCAACAGCCTGACCATCGCGGCCGGCTACGCCAGTCAGGAACAGCTGCTGTTCGACGGGATCATCATTCGCCACGGCATCAGCATCAGCGGCGCCGGTCATTCACGGCTGGTGATCGAATGCCGGGACAAGGCGATCGCCATGACGGTAGCCCGCCGCAACGACAACTATCTCAAGCAGAAAGACAGCGACATTTTAAGCCGCCTGATTAACCGCTGCGCCGGACTCAGCGCGCGCGTCGACACCACCCATACCCAGCACGACGAACTGGTGCAGTTCAACTGCAGCGACTGGGATTTTCTGCTCACCCGGGCGGAAGCCAACGGGCTGGTGGTGTGCAACGACGACGGCGCCGTCGCTGTCGCCGCCCCTTGTCTGAGCGCCTCGCCGGTGCTGACCGTCACCTACGGCGACGACCTGATTTCACTCACCGCCGACATTGACGCCCGCCACCAATTTACCTCGGTGACCGGCGTTGGCTGGGATATCAAAAACCAGCAGCCGCTACAGGAAAAGGCCGCCGCCCAGTCCGTCAGCCGGCAGGGCAACCTGAGCGCCGACGAGCTGGCCCGCGTGCTGGGACTGACGGAATACCGGCTGCAAAGCGCCACGCCGCTGGCTAACAGCGCGCTGCGGGACTGGGCCCGCGGCCAGCAGGTCAAATCCGCCCTTTCTCGCCTGCGCGGCACCCTGACCTGCCAGGGCTGCGCTCGCGCGCGCATCAACACGCTGATCGAACTGGCCGGGGTCGGCGCGCGCTTTAACGGTCACCTCTACGTCAGCGGCGTCCGCCATCACATTCAGGACGGCCAGTGGCTGACCCACATCGACTTCGGCATGCCGCCGGCGTGGTCGGCCGAACACCGCGATCTGACGCCGCCGCCCGCCGCCGGTCTGCTGCCCGGCGTGGACGGATTACAGATAGGCATCGTCAAAAAACTGGATGGCGACCCGGAACAGCAGCATCGCATTCAGGTATCGGTGCCGGTGATGCAGGCGGAAAACGACGGTATCTGGGCGCGGCTGGCCAGTTACTACGCCTCAACCGGCATCGGGGCGCAATTCATGCCGGAGGTGGGTGACGAGGTGGTGTTGGGCTACTTCAACAATAACCCGTCGGACCCGGTGATCCTCGGCAGTCTGTACAGCAGCAAAAACCCGCCGCCGATCACGCCGGACGCCAAAAACACCATCAAAACGCTGGTGACCCGCAGCCAGTTAACGCTGCAGTTCAACGAAGAGGACAAGGTGATCACCATTACCACCCCCGGCGGTAATCAGGCGGTGCTGAGCGACAAGGACAAAACGGTGACGCTGCTGGACCAGAACGGCAACAGCGTAACGCTGGATTCCTCCGGCATCACGCTGGACAGCCCGAAGAACATCACCCTCAACGCCAAAGGAAAAATCGAACTGACCGCCGCCAGCGCCATCAATATCAGCGCCAAAGCCAACGTCACCGCCGAAGGAATGAACGTCAGTCTGTCAGCCAAAACCGGCCTGACCGCCAAAGGCAACGCCACCGCCGAACTGTCGGCCTCCGGCCAGACGGTGGTGAAGGGCGGCATCGTGATGATCAACTAATACTGATTTAGGTTTGAACATGATAAGCAACACAGATGCAGAAATAGCATGGTCTTTCTGGCGTCAAAACTGTGCTGAGGCGGGCGACTTCGCCGGGTGAGCCGCATGGACGCGGCGAAAGCCCGTGCCGCGTCTGGAACGCGTCACGGGCGGCCCGAACAGCGAAGGCGAACGCCGAAGGGACCGCGGTAGCGGCACAGTTTAGCCTCCCAGCCAGTGGTCAAGGAGAGGCGGCGTTTGAGCCTCTCCTTGTCGTGCGTGCGACAACGTTGCAAGGAAAAACAGTGCTTATCCGGCACGAAACTGCACCAGGCTCTGCCATAAACCAATGAATTATCAATGCAATCCGGCTGCTTGCCGCAGCCTTAAAAAATGAAGGGAAATATTGATGCCGCCAGCTGCCCGCCTGACCGATTTACACGCCTGCCCGATGGTGACGCCGGGGCTGCCGCCGATCCCCCATGTCGGCGGTCCGGTCATCGGTCCCGGCGTGCCGACCGTATTGATCGGCAAACTGCCGGCGGCGGTGATGGGCGACAACTGTATGTGCGTCGGGCCGCCGGACGTCATCGTTAAAGGCTCCGCCACCGTGCTGATCGGCGGTAAACCGGCCGCCCGTATCGGCGATACCACCGCTCACGGCGGCAACATCGCGCTCGGCGAATTCACCGTATTGATAGGAGGATAACGTGGATAACGATAATGCGTTTCTCGGCACCGGCTGGGGGTTCCCGCCGCAGTTTGACGCCACCGCGCAAAGCATCGGCATGGTAAGCGGCGACGAAGACGTCCGACAAAGTCTGGCGCTGCTGCTCTCCACCCGCCCCGGCGAGCGCATCATGGCGCCGGAGTACGGTTGCGATATTCAGGGCATGGTGTTTGAAGACCTCACCCTCTCCACCCTCACCGACATGAAAGCCCGCATCGAACAAGCCATCCTGTTCTTCGAGCCGCGCATCCGGCTACAGGCGATCGTCATCGACAACCAGCAGGCCATCGACGGCAAACTGTTGATTCATCTCGACTATACCCTGATCGCCACCAATACCCGCAGCAACATGGTGTACCCGTTCTATCTGCGCGAAGGCACGCTGGTGACGACGCCGTGACGCGCGCCGCCACGCCAAACCACCGGTTTTCATCCATCACTGACAACCATTAACCGAGGCCTGCCGCCCCATGACCATAACCTGGAATCCCCCGCTGCCGCCGCCGGCCACTTCGCAGCAACAGCGCCTGCCGCCGGCACTGGAAGACGGCGCGTTCCTGACGGATGAGATGTCGTTTGAAACGCTGCTGGTGCTGGCCAGCGACATCGCCGCGCAGTTGTCATTTGACCGCGGCGACACCACACAGCCGGGCAACTGGCAGGCGCTGTTCGCCAAAAGCGAAGTCACCGGTATGGCGATCATCCTGTCGTTCGACGCCGCGCTGGAACAAAACCGTTTTCGGCAGGCGCAGTCGCGCGGCATGGATCAGACGCTGACGTACCTGATCGCCCTCTACGCGAATCTGGATCGGTGGTACCGCGCCTTTATTCCCGTCCAGACCACCAGTGCCGACCACATCAAACTGACCATCCAGACGGTACTGAAAGCGCAGTTGGTGCGGCCGTTCCAGTACGTGGTGATTCTGGCGCAGGCGCTGGACGGCTACCGCCCGTCGCTGCTGGCGGACCCAGCGTTGAAAACCCTCGATCCGCTATGGGGAATTCGCTACGACAACGGCCGATTTATCGCCAGCGAACAGCAACAGCTGCTGCAACAGCAGTTGCCGGGCATTCAGGTGCTGGAAGAGCAGTTACAGCTCTGTTTTTCCGCCGCCGTCAACGCCGTCAGCCAGCTACAGACCGACGGCCGTCGCCGGATGCAACAGGCGCTGTCCCACGCCGATCACGCGCCGGAAGTCGCGCTGTACCTGACCTTCCTGCAGTTATTCGCCCGAGCGCAGGCCCGACTTAACCGTTTTACCGAACGACACCTCGACTTTTACTACCGCCAGGTACTCCGGCAGCAACCGCAGCCGCTCACGGCTGATGCCGTCTTCCTGAAACTGACGCCGGACAACGGGCTGACCACGCCGCTGTCGCTTGAGCGCGGCGTAGTCTTCAGCGCCGGGCAAGACGCCCGCTTGCGTGACATCCTCTATCGCAGCGAACAACCGCTACAGGTTAGCGACGCCGAGGTCAAACAGGTGCATTCGCTGCTGCTCAAGCGCGACCCGTTGATGTCGCCGGAACGGGAGCTGGATTTCGTCACCGCCATTCATAGCGACAGCCTGTGGCCGTGGCGCAGCGACCAGCCCCGCTCCCGCACGCTGCTGACGCTGTTTGGCGAAACCCCGGCCTTGCAGCGCCATCCTTCGCCGTCGGCGCCGGGTATCGCTATTATCGACCCGGTGCTCTACCTGCCGGAAGGGCGGCGGCGGGTCAGCCTGACCGTCAATCTGCACGAGGCGGAGCGGCCGCATCTGGCGCAGCAACTGTACCTGCTCAGGGATGCCCCTTACCCGGCGGTATTGCGCAACCGGCTGACCACCCTGCTGCTGACGCTGGCGAAGACGCTGACGCCGCTGCTGCCCGACGACGACGCCCCCGCCGTCATCGGCGCGCTGGTCGACGCGCTGACGCCCCGCCAGCTACAGGCGTTGCAGCGCAGCCGTGACGATGAGGCTATCGGCCTGCTGTACAAGTATTTCCTGCTTGGCGTACTGCGTCAGACCCGCGATCCGGCGTGCGCTTGTCGTGTGCTGGGGCACCTGTTCAGCCGCCAGACCCTGAGCCGCGCCGACTGGCTGAATGACGATGAACAACGGTTGGTGCTGGAAAAAAGCCGCCAGTTGCTGCCCGACGACAGCCAGCCGCCGCTGGCGGAACTGCTGAACGGCAATCGGCAGGTTAATTTTTACCGCCTCTACAGCGAGCTGTTTACGCTGCGTCTCAGCACCGAAAGCGGCTGGCAAACCATCGCCTCTTACCGTATCCACCCGTTGAGCGCGGACGACGACGGCCCGTACGGCTTCCGGCTCACCTTTACCCTGTCGCCCGGCTTCGGGGCGGTAATTCCCTGCGATCCGGCCATTCATGGCGACCTCTGGCATTACCGCGCGCCGGCGCTGCAACTGGAAATGAAGCCGGAAACGCCGTTTTTTCCCTACTCGGTGTTCCGCGATTTCGTGCTTGGCCCGTTGCTCCTCGCCACGCGGGTATCCGGCGTGCAGACGTTACAGATAGACACCTGCGACGGGCAGGTCGACATCGGCAAAACCTTTTATCCGTTCGGTGCGCAGCCAACCGGGCAGCCAGCGCTGACCCTCGCCAGTTACGAACTGGCCCAAAAGTCGGTGCAGGACATTACGCTGACGATCGACTGGGCGAACCTACCGGGCGGCAGCGACGGTTTTCGCCAGCATTATCAGGGTTACCCCGGCGACTACGCTAACCGCCGTTTTCAGGCGCAGTTGGCCGTGTTGCGCGAAGGCGAGTGGAAGGCGGTCGGCGGCCCGCTTGCGCTGTTCGCCAGCGAACCGGGCAGCGATCGGCTGCGCTCCGACATACAGATTCAGGGCGATCTGAAGCAGGATTTTCAGCCCGTCCGCCCCGCGGCCGACGCTGACGCGTTCCGCGTCGATCACGCCAGCCGCAACGGGTTGATCCGCCTGTCGCTGTGCGAGCCGGAACAGGGCTTCGGCCATCATCAGTACGGCACGCTGCTCAGTCAGACGCTGATGCACAACGCCCGACGCCGAAAACCGCTGCCGCTGCCCAATCCGCCCTATACCCCGGCGATCAACCGGCTGACGCTCAGCTATCGGGCCTGCGCCCGAATTCATCCGGGCCACTCCGGCCACGAACCGGCGCCGGACAGCCACCTCCTGCATCTGCACCCGTTCGGTCATGAAATGCTGTACCCGGCGGCCGAAAGCGGCGGAGATACCCGTCCCGTCGCCTTTTTCCCGCGCTATGACGACGACGGCAACCTGTTCATCGGGTTACAGGCGTCGTCGCTCGGCGGCGCGCTGAACCTGTTTTTCCAGCTCGACGATCGGGCCGCCCCCACGGCCATCCGCCACCGGCAAGCATTCCAGTGGCGTTATCTGGTCGACAACGACTGGCGCGTGCTGCCGCCGCATCAGGTGATCGCCGACACCACCCACGGCTTTATCACCTCCGGCATCGTCACGCTGGATATCCCGCCGGCGATCAACGACCGGCACACCGTGATGCCGGACCGGCTCTACTGGCTGCGGGTCAGCACCCGGCAGGGCATCGGCGAGTACGCCAGTTGCCTGCACGTCGCCGCCCACGTGGTGCGGGCCGTGCGCCAGTGGCCCGACGGGCAGGAACCGGACGACGAGCCGACGCCGCCTGCCGCGGCGTCAGGCTGGCGAGCGCTCAACCCGCCGGCCGGGCTGGGCGCCATCAGCCTGATGATGCCGTCGACCGGCGGCGCGCCGCGGGAATCCCCGCGACAATTCCGGCAACGGTTAAGCGAACAACTGCGCCACAAAGGGCGAGCGTTAACCGGCTGGGACTACGAGCGGCTGGTGTTGCAACACTTTCCCGAGATCGAACAGGCACGCTGTTTTCCGCATACCCGTTTCGGCGTGCCGGGCCGCCATCCGGGACAGGTACTGCTGCTGGTGCGCCAGCGCCACCCCGCCTGCCGGCACCAGCCGTGCGAACCTTTGCACGCCAGCGCCGCGCTGCTGCACCGGATACAAACCTGGCTGCAGACGATCGCGCCGCCGGGCGCCGTCGTTACGGTTCGCTCGCCGGTGTACGAAAGGGTTCAGGTGCGCTGTAGCGTCGCCTTTCAGCCGGGGCATCACCCGGGGCAGGCGCTGCGCCGGTTGAACCGGGATATCTCCGCCTACCTCTGTCCGTGGCGTGAAGAAAGCCCCAATCAGGGGTTTGGCGCCGGAATGGCGCTGCGGCAAATCGAAGCCTTTATCGCGCATCTGGATTATGTGCGTTTTGTGACCGGCTTTTCGCTGATCACCCTCCGTCAGGCCGGCCTCGGCCAGAGCGACGGGCAAACACAGCGCTGGCGACTGACCGACAGCGCCGCGCCGCACGACCAAACCGGCGATCCCGCCGGAAACAACCCGAGTCTGACCGGGCTAACTCCACGCTATCCCTGGAATATTATCCTGCCGGTTGAGCAGCATGACCTGCGGCTCAGTCCGGACCTCAGGCTGCGAGCGCCGGAAAAAATCGGTATCGGCGACCTGATTATCGGCGACAGCTTCATCACCGTCCGTTAGCCCATCGCGGAAACACGCCGGCTCGGCGACATGGGCATAACGGCGAGATGAGAATGACGGTGAGATGGAGAATAACGGCGACATGGGGAGTATGTGAGTGGCAAAACGAAATCGCGGCACCTTGAAAAACTATTTTCGTCAGGGCGCCATGCCGTCCGCCGAACATTTTTCCGACCTGATCGATTCGTCAGTCAACAAAATCGAGGAAGGGTTCGATAAAACGCCGGAACAGGGGTTGAAGATCGCCGCACTCGATACCCACGCCAGACTGATGACGTTTTACCGCGACAGCGACCCCACCCGGGCGTTGTGGTCGGTCAGCCTGCAACCGGACAGCGACCTGCTGCGGGTCAACCGCCACGCCGGCGACGGGCAGGACGCCATCGCCGACGCCGACCCCTTGCTGACGTTCACCCCCGACGGTCGGGCCGGCATCAACACCACCACGCCGCGCCACGCGCTGGATGTCAACGGGGTGATCGGCGCACAAGGGCGCGCCGGCGCGCAATGGGCGGACCGCCTGCCCGCCGACGGCGAATGGCACGACCTCACGCCGAAACTGGAAGGGTGCCAGGCCTTCGAGGTGGTGGCGGGTGTCGGTATCCGTCACTCCGGGCGCTACGCGCTGATCCACGCCATCGCGCTGAACACCTGCGCGCCGAGCGGTTTTTTCTTCAATTTTTTCAACCGCAAAAACCGCATCAGCGCCCGCCACGCCTATTACCATTCGCGCGCCGACAAGCTGACGCTGCGCTGGTTGCGCGACGACACGCCCGCCGGCGGCCACGACGGCATCCGCCCCTACCGGTTGCAGATCCGCACCCACACCAGCTATGGCGACGGCATCGTTATTCGTTACCACCTCACCCGGCTGTGGCATGACGCCTACATGCACAACAGCCTGCTGCCGGCGGACGAGGAGTAAGGCATGGCGCAACCGTCATTTATTCCCAGACAGGCGCCCCATGACGACCCTGACAGCGTCGCCAGCCTGCTGCGCGCAGGGCTGGAGCAGGTCCAACGGCTCAGCGGCAACCGCTGGACCGACTACAACCTCCACGACCCCGGCGTCACGCTGCTGGAACTGTTGTGTTTCGCCCTCACCGACCTGATTTACCGCACCGACTTTGAGGTAGAGGATTACCTGACGCAGCCGGACGGTCGCCTCGACTTCGCCGCGCAGGGGCTGATGCTGCCGGAACAGATTTTCCCGCCCCGCCCCTGCACCCGGCAGGATTATCAGCAGGCGGTGCTGGACACGATGGACGAGGTGGAACAGGCGTGGGTCACGCCGGACGGTCAGGGTCGCTACCACATCGATCTGCTGCTGACCGAGGCGGCGCGTCAGCGTTGCGACCACCATCCGGCGCTGCGCGACGACATTGTCGATGCGGCCTCGCATCTCTACCACCGCGCCCGTAATCTGGGCGAAGACCTCGCCGGCGTCCGCATCATCGACAGTCGCGGGCTGCGGCTACACGCCGATATCGAGCTGCACTATTACGATAACACCAACT from Dickeya fangzhongdai encodes the following:
- the vgrG gene encoding type VI secretion system tip protein VgrG, whose product is MADSPATHSDGVVTCTIKSNGAEIGNDIQLLSIHVCKRVNHIARAELVIQDGDMPQNRFPLSSGDLFKPGNSLTIAAGYASQEQLLFDGIIIRHGISISGAGHSRLVIECRDKAIAMTVARRNDNYLKQKDSDILSRLINRCAGLSARVDTTHTQHDELVQFNCSDWDFLLTRAEANGLVVCNDDGAVAVAAPCLSASPVLTVTYGDDLISLTADIDARHQFTSVTGVGWDIKNQQPLQEKAAAQSVSRQGNLSADELARVLGLTEYRLQSATPLANSALRDWARGQQVKSALSRLRGTLTCQGCARARINTLIELAGVGARFNGHLYVSGVRHHIQDGQWLTHIDFGMPPAWSAEHRDLTPPPAAGLLPGVDGLQIGIVKKLDGDPEQQHRIQVSVPVMQAENDGIWARLASYYASTGIGAQFMPEVGDEVVLGYFNNNPSDPVILGSLYSSKNPPPITPDAKNTIKTLVTRSQLTLQFNEEDKVITITTPGGNQAVLSDKDKTVTLLDQNGNSVTLDSSGITLDSPKNITLNAKGKIELTAASAINISAKANVTAEGMNVSLSAKTGLTAKGNATAELSASGQTVVKGGIVMIN
- a CDS encoding PAAR domain-containing protein, whose protein sequence is MPPAARLTDLHACPMVTPGLPPIPHVGGPVIGPGVPTVLIGKLPAAVMGDNCMCVGPPDVIVKGSATVLIGGKPAARIGDTTAHGGNIALGEFTVLIGG
- a CDS encoding GPW/gp25 family protein, translated to MDNDNAFLGTGWGFPPQFDATAQSIGMVSGDEDVRQSLALLLSTRPGERIMAPEYGCDIQGMVFEDLTLSTLTDMKARIEQAILFFEPRIRLQAIVIDNQQAIDGKLLIHLDYTLIATNTRSNMVYPFYLREGTLVTTP
- a CDS encoding baseplate J/gp47 family protein, whose product is MTITWNPPLPPPATSQQQRLPPALEDGAFLTDEMSFETLLVLASDIAAQLSFDRGDTTQPGNWQALFAKSEVTGMAIILSFDAALEQNRFRQAQSRGMDQTLTYLIALYANLDRWYRAFIPVQTTSADHIKLTIQTVLKAQLVRPFQYVVILAQALDGYRPSLLADPALKTLDPLWGIRYDNGRFIASEQQQLLQQQLPGIQVLEEQLQLCFSAAVNAVSQLQTDGRRRMQQALSHADHAPEVALYLTFLQLFARAQARLNRFTERHLDFYYRQVLRQQPQPLTADAVFLKLTPDNGLTTPLSLERGVVFSAGQDARLRDILYRSEQPLQVSDAEVKQVHSLLLKRDPLMSPERELDFVTAIHSDSLWPWRSDQPRSRTLLTLFGETPALQRHPSPSAPGIAIIDPVLYLPEGRRRVSLTVNLHEAERPHLAQQLYLLRDAPYPAVLRNRLTTLLLTLAKTLTPLLPDDDAPAVIGALVDALTPRQLQALQRSRDDEAIGLLYKYFLLGVLRQTRDPACACRVLGHLFSRQTLSRADWLNDDEQRLVLEKSRQLLPDDSQPPLAELLNGNRQVNFYRLYSELFTLRLSTESGWQTIASYRIHPLSADDDGPYGFRLTFTLSPGFGAVIPCDPAIHGDLWHYRAPALQLEMKPETPFFPYSVFRDFVLGPLLLATRVSGVQTLQIDTCDGQVDIGKTFYPFGAQPTGQPALTLASYELAQKSVQDITLTIDWANLPGGSDGFRQHYQGYPGDYANRRFQAQLAVLREGEWKAVGGPLALFASEPGSDRLRSDIQIQGDLKQDFQPVRPAADADAFRVDHASRNGLIRLSLCEPEQGFGHHQYGTLLSQTLMHNARRRKPLPLPNPPYTPAINRLTLSYRACARIHPGHSGHEPAPDSHLLHLHPFGHEMLYPAAESGGDTRPVAFFPRYDDDGNLFIGLQASSLGGALNLFFQLDDRAAPTAIRHRQAFQWRYLVDNDWRVLPPHQVIADTTHGFITSGIVTLDIPPAINDRHTVMPDRLYWLRVSTRQGIGEYASCLHVAAHVVRAVRQWPDGQEPDDEPTPPAAASGWRALNPPAGLGAISLMMPSTGGAPRESPRQFRQRLSEQLRHKGRALTGWDYERLVLQHFPEIEQARCFPHTRFGVPGRHPGQVLLLVRQRHPACRHQPCEPLHASAALLHRIQTWLQTIAPPGAVVTVRSPVYERVQVRCSVAFQPGHHPGQALRRLNRDISAYLCPWREESPNQGFGAGMALRQIEAFIAHLDYVRFVTGFSLITLRQAGLGQSDGQTQRWRLTDSAAPHDQTGDPAGNNPSLTGLTPRYPWNIILPVEQHDLRLSPDLRLRAPEKIGIGDLIIGDSFITVR